In Phalacrocorax carbo chromosome 17, bPhaCar2.1, whole genome shotgun sequence, the genomic window AATGCAGACCTTCCTCGGAGCTGGAAGATGTTTCTGTTCATGGGACAATCAAAACACTCATTAAATACCAATGCTCTTTGTATTGATCATATATTTGTTGCAGTTTGAATACATTGCCTTTAGCTTGGCAAGAAGATGTATATGGCCAGCGTGTGACAAGAAGGGGGCCTATAGCCTTAGGTTTATTCACTAGTACTTAGTAGTATCAACTAAGATACTACTACTAATCCCTGTGAAacctttcaaagaaagaaaactaagaaGGCAGCAGGGGTGTATGTAGTCATTAGAGCAGGCAACCTTGACTGGGTTCTATTCTAGTTCTTTCTTTGccaaactttaaaacaaactttgaAACTCCAattttttctgttacttctttttttttaatcacacttTCAACATTTCAGCATCCCAAGTAGCTTCATTTGTCCGTGGGTCAGTCCACCTGCTTGTAAATTTGGTTTTCAACAGTTATAAATAAtgatttgttttatatatattactgtaatattttgaaatactggGGAATAGTCAGAAACAGAGTATATAGAGTATCCTTTGGTGTGGGTCGAAACTGACTCTGAGTATACTCGGAATCTGTGGTATTACAGAATAGTCAGAAACCCTGGCCAACATTAAGGCACTGTGAAAGCTAGTATCCGACCCAAATTTTTTCCAGTCTCAATAGATGGGACAGATAAAggatggaagaaaaggaagactaTTACTATCATTTTACTGCTGGGAACAGAGAAGCAGGGAAATTAAAGTCATACCAAAAGTCTGTGGCACAGCtaacagcagaagcaaaatcTTGGAGCCGTAATCTAGTGCTTTAACCCATCGTGTTTCTATAAGTAACACTTAATGAAGAGATACTTAAGTGGAAGTGCACTACAGAATGTAAGTGCAGATCACCATTTTACATTGATCATCCTGTTCCCATTGCATTCCATGGACATTCTGATTTTATGATGAGCTCCATTTCCTTTAGTAAGGGAAATAACCTCTTCTCTATATAGTGAAGAACAAGTAAAATCAAAAGCTGTTTTCACAAGGAATGTACAGTACAAGATTAAAGGAAGCCAGTGAGGGAAACAGtttgttatattttcatttctgaaagccACTAATCCTCTGGGTACTGATATTGGAGACCAGTTCCTGGAAGTTTTCTCTCCTGCAGACATAGAATAGATAtgagttattatttttaagcttcTGAGCATTGAACTATTCACCTCTATTGTTTATCTGACATGACAAATGCTGCCGACTTACGGAACCTTTGTCTTCAAACCTATAACTGCAGAATTCTCCATTTTGCACTGTTTTCAAGGGAATGCAAATACTTAGCAAGTATTCGGCAGCTATAGAAGTACATCCAGGCttctaaattatatttcattaattttaggCACGGACCCAGAAGAAACCATTCTGAATGCTTTTAAGATTTTCGACCCAGAAGGAAAAGGCCACATAAAGGCAGACTAGTAAGTTTTTTTcaatccttttaaaataataataataataataacaataataataataatagtacaAGTTTAAAGAACTGCTTAAAAGCTAtatttttcacagtattttaagAGACAGAGGAACTGTCAGGCAGAGaaatatttagctttttaaGCCAGAGTTAAAAAACTGGACTATTGTATGAATGTATTTGTATACCAAAAAGAGATGTTATTGTTTTCAGACATTGCAAGAGGCAACGGAAATATAATCACATGTAGGCCATTAGATAGCCTTTTTTGAACGTCTGGATATAAATCAACACATGACTCTTTGTAGATTAACTCcatatgtaaaattaaaatgaatgccTGGTGCCTAACTCTCAGAGTGCTTGACGAAAATGGGAAAGCTAgtccccttttaaaaaaagtgatcaATTTAATTAACTCTGGGACATGGTTTTAACGAGGACATTTTCCTTGTTATGTGTTTACCGTTTGAGCCTTCTGCTTCTAGACAATAATTTGCTGTAAAATTCCACTAGATATGGTGGGAGCCAAACCAAATAATACTATTAATATTATGGCAATTATAGTCAATAtggctattttttaaataaggggGCAGGACTTAATTTGTATTCATAACCTGTTACACCAACAAAGCAAGGTAAAAGGCTTTAAGTGCTAATTGCACAAATGCAAATCCTCATTGCACTGCCAGAATGGTGTAAGCAGGCCTGCAGGTAAATGAGATAAGTGATATCAAATCAGGGCAGTGGATGAGGAGGGCTGACCTATGGCTTCAGTGAAATGCTGTATGTGCCTGGATTTATGCATATGCTTAAATTCCTTGGTGAATTTGGGGTCTATACATTTACTGCAGCAGGCATTTCAGGTCAATTTTATAAAGCATAATATGTATAGGAAATTTATTAGGGAACCATGAGTTACAAAACTGTATTTACATCAATTAATTCTGCTAATGTTGTGGTAAGGTAAATGAAAACTAAGCCTCTTACCAGAACCTCTAAGGTAGAGCTTTCCATGACATGATCTGCAATTATCGATGTCTCATTAAAGTTagttgaaaatacaaaattaacaTACAATATTTCTTTCTATTACCAGTATGCTTTTCTATGACAGCACCCCAGTGGGTATGGGAGTCCTATTACGATACCcaatatgcaaaataaaagcaaggagACAGCATTTTCACTAAAGAACttccaaattaattaaaacccaGCAAGTGGATGTAGCAAACAATCAGAAGGAACAGAGGGTTAACAGTCATCCTGATTGTTTTGGGGTTAACCTTATCCAAACAGCCTGGGAAGAACAGTCAGAGAAACACATCAGAAGTGACTCGATCAATCAGACTAAAATGTAGCCTGTTGCCAGATAGGCCAGATCACATGGTATTGAAATCACAGCCATGAAATCCAACCTTCTGATAATACAAAACCCATGAAATGTTATATTTCCCACCACTACCTGTGACAACATACTGCATACAAAATCTGCAGCTTGCCACCCTGTGTCCAGTTCTACGTTCCTTGGACGCTGAAAGCCAGTTGGAGTTTGGGGTAAATTAGGAATGCAGTACCACAGCCCAAAATGAAGATGAGAGAGAAATACTTGTATTTTCCCTTGATGGAAAAGGTCAACCTTGTCCCCACCCCCACTGCACTGCTAACATTAGACAATTGTTTTAGTTCATCACCACAACAGAGCATAATGTTTACTTATTAGACCCGAGGGTAATGTTGATCATTACAGAACAAACCATTAAATCAATTCCGTGAATGTCTTTGAGGTTTAACGTCTATTCATATGCTTCCAAAATTTAGACATTTGAaggttttgaaataatttctatgtTGGCTCATGCAGCCATTTCAATATGACAGTTAATGTTAATAAATAGTATTTCTCCATATTAAAAAATCCTGGAATGTTTCTCTCCAAAACCAGCCGTGTTGACCTTTTAATCAGAACTTCTTTTTATGTTCATGGACTTAACATCcttttggggatttttatgCTTCTTCCCTCTGCGTGTTTTCACCTCTAGTCTGGAAATGACTCACTTAGTCCATCTGATGGTAGCTGGGATAGAGCCTTTCAACCTTTCCAGAAGCTCCAGGAGTTTATAACTTACTTCCAAATTCAGTGACAGACTTTGTTTGTCTGCATCGTTACACCACACATAAAATCCTTCCTATAGCATGATgtcaaaaacagaaaatgctttaggtcagattctcagctggtgtaaactGGCATAGTGTTTGGAAAGGTTAGATGATTCAGTCCTAAATGCCATTCATTGGACAAAGTGAGTCAGGCCAACATCAACTGTGTCTAATGCTGATGCCAACAAAACTTTTCAGATTTGTACCGGACAAAAATGGACCCAGGGAGTTCACACGCATTCTGGGCCTTTGGAGATTAGTTTGGCTGAGCTAGTGATGTTTCTCATCATAGTTGTGAAGCACTGCTCATTTCAACTCACCTGTTTTTCTCCAAGACAATGCTGTAGAAAGGGCAAACCCAGTGGAAAACCAAAATGCCCCAGAGATTTcacagataatttaaaaaaaagttttgaaaatataagAATGCAACAAAGTATTTGTAACTGTAGAACAAACTGATGTCCGCCAGGACAAGAGATAACATTGAGACTCCTGTGTCAAGGCAAATGGATATTCTTTTTGCCCAGAagactttgatttttcttttcttttttttgagaagaaaatagtctttaaaaaagaaaacaagaaacacagaggaaaaagaaaaaagtacataATCTCTAGCTTTGGAAATTGTGAGTGTTCGTTCctctataaaataaataatggaaaatgtgCATAAATCCTTAACTCAGTCTTTCTTCCTTATGAGGGTGCCAGCGCCTACTGGGCTGTGCATCAGAAGATAATTAgatatttgtcttttcttttcttttcccataaATACTTTAAGCATGTGAATAGAAGGCACATAATGCCCAGATCTCTTTTTGATTCAGTCCTGTTTGTGATGAAGATAATTTGTGACTTCTGACAAAATTGCTGTAAGTGCTTCCTTCTATTCACCAAGCTCCTTCCTGTATCACACTTCCTATTTACATTTGCTAATGCTGTTTGCCCCAGCACACATACATCCAATAATCAATTTATGCTGATGAGAATGCTCGCTCTACTCTTGCACCCACTGATCATTTGAGAATCGCACTTCAAAAAAATGCAGTCACATAACAAATGGCCAggataacaaaacagaaacagcagtatgagagaaagatgaagaaagtaaaaagaatgaTAAAGTAATGCAGGAAATTTATACACAACAACTTAAGTGACTTCAGAGTATTTCCCAAAACTTGCGTGGATATTTTCACTCTTTTCCTTGTGGGTAAGATCCTTATTCATTACCCAGAaacttcttttttcagttttccctttctgtctttccaaatGAGCACTTCATATCAACAAGAGCGAGTTTCAGAAGTGTATATGCCTCTTATGCAAATTGGGCTACATCTTTGTTGTAGccttttactggaaaaaaatatgtgtgtCAGAGATAGGAGGAAGTGCGGTTGTAGCTTGGCCATCAAAACTACACTTTTATCTCTGTGACTTTTTTCACTCCAGATGCATGGTGTatggcagcagagagagaagctTTACTATATTGCCTGAACATCTGCATCCACAGTAGGTTAATACTGCTAATATGGAAGTGCCTCTGTGCAAGCATGGTTTCTATTATAAATAGTTAGTTTTAAATattcactttaaaaagcagaaataaagattcactttaaaaagcagatagGGCTGTTTCCAGAGAAGCTATTGCTCTCACTCCCCCACaacaaattcttttaaaaagtagccTTTTTTCAAATCTACAATTGAGAACAGATTTCTATACttgtttcagcttttgtttttgtacAACAGACTGCTCATCTGTTATCACAGGTTTATAGTCTGTTGTAGCAATCTAGAAAAAATACTGATAGTGTATAAATGCCCTTGGTAGTAACAAAACGAGACAACTCTGCCTCTTCAGTATGAATACAAACTCTTTCAGGTTAATATAGGAATTCCACAGGAAGGGGAAATTATTAGTGCAAGTGAAAGGGATGTTTATGTGATATGATTGAGTTCCTACAGGTGGATGTTCTAGCATGTTGTGCCCTCAGCACACGAGTAACTAGGTGAAATATAAAGGTGTTTTATCTAAAGGGGTTGGACTAGAAACAGTAATTATTCTTCCTGGGTTTTCCGTTTACCTATAAacttagggaagaaaaaattacatgCTTCACTGACTTCCCACCATGGGTTTGAAATCAGAGGGTAAATCAGCTGAGGGTCTGACCCAAAAATACTCCCTTTGATGTAATTGCATAGGATGCAGATTGTGTGTGGGATAAGCTCCTTGTTACAGTGCTGTAACTCCAGATCAAGACATTGTACCGTGAAATACAACAGGTCTCATGCAATTTCACAGTCTCCTCTGGGAATGACTGCATGCAAATAAAGGGATTCTCAGATGATGATTCGGAATAGCTGTTGGAGTTCTCTTTCAAGTCCTCTTTCTCATTTCATGCTCTGTTCCTTTCATCCTcagattttacagaaaattttatctcttttggttttgttaagtGATCCAAATTTTAAACAGCAAGTGAGAAAACCTACCATTTTAGGTTAAGATAAGCATACAAAATTGCTGTATTTCAATTAGAATAATAACCTTAAACAATTTTAAACCTCTATAAAATatcacaaaagcaaaacaagttgGCAGAGCGAGGCATTGACATTGATGGGTGCCCACAGAAAATCTCTTACAATATCATGTAAGGATTAACAGCTCTAATTTATGCGGTcacacagattttctttcatgCAACTTCAGGAGGGATCTTGCCATCTGAATTGTCATGTGCCATTATCACCCTTTAATCAGGTTATTTCGTTTTATTTGAACAGCATCAAAAAAATGCTTATGACACAGGCAGACCGGTTCAGTCAAGAAGAGGTAAGGACCTTCTGGCTTATTCAAAATATGAATCAATCTCCAGCTACTATCCAGCAATAAGTATTTGCCCCTCTTTAAATGCATGAATTCAGCTCAAATCCAGACTGAGAGAAGGTTGAACCCAGCTCTAGCAATTAGGAACAAACCAAAGTGTCTCTTCTGACTAGTTCCATGGCTAAATCAAAGTCAAAGAGATTCTTTGGACTTCCATCCAAGTGTAAGCGTGGCCTATCTCTTGCTGTTCTTTCCTATGGTGAGCTGGGTAATGAATTTACTAGAGTTCAAGTGGGTTTGGGTGGGGGCTGTGATCTGGTTTCCATTTCTGTGAGAGTTATTTTGTTGGAAATCTGAAATGGGTTCTGAAATGAGGTACTGAATTTGTGGTTTGTGTGAGACTGAACACGGAttctgctgcctgggaggaatTTAGAGGgactttattttcagaagaagaGATTGAGTGGAGTTGGTTCATGGCAAGAACAGACTGGGCTGCAGATTGGTGTAGGCTTAGGCTTACCTGGATTTCAGGGAGAGCTCTTTTTAACAGGAACGTGTTGGGATTATAGCATGATTCTATTAACTAGTGGTGCCCTAATTCCTATTTCAATTTTACTGAAGCTAAGGAAAAATTTTCCATAATGGTTAATGGGTCAAGGCAGAAGGGAGCTTAACTGggttgaaaatgaaaagcagtacaTGTTGCTGTCGTACAGTCCTATGTTTGTAACGCTTATCTCCTGTTTGCTTGGCAGATCAAGCAGATGTTTGCTGCTTTCCCTCCAGATGTCTCTGGTAATCTTGACTATAAGAACCTCTGTTACGTTATCACCCATGGTGAGGAGAAAGACTAAGAGGAAAGAGATGAGCTTTTCCTGTGGTGATGCACCAAGTTATTTCATAATGCTTTTGTGTGCAAGACAAAAGGCTAAACATTCGGTATGTGAAGCCATGTGGTCATCAGAAGAGAACCAATAAAACAATTGAAATTAGATTAAAGTTATTTAATGCTCctgcttttacaaaaaaaaaaaaaaaaagaaaataccatttttgtgagttttttcccatccttttttttatgtcagtggtttgaaatggaatttttttgaTGAACTGGTGCTTTCGTGATTTATTGACAATCCTAATGTTCACCAGATGGTCCATTGGGCACTGCAGTGTTGCTTAACCTCTTGTCTTTTATACATAAGCTCCATGTATTAATTGAGAAATCCTCTAACTTATTGCACCAGCAAGAGTATTTGGTAAACagaattctgtttcatttcacagcccTTAGCAATGAAAGTGTAAATAAAACAATCCTAAGCTCTTGTGAATACGCAATATGCCCTCTCCATCTCAGTGATGTGGCCAGTTTCATAAGCCACTTGACTCCTTTGCTTTGCAGCAAAAGAACAGAAGCAGAGGAATAGTGGTTTTTTCTCATAGCGAAATTTACCTAGGCGCACTTAGAAACCAGTAATAATGAATTTCCCCCTTCAGAGGTACCTTTATTATGTGTAGGAAGTCGTCcatgaaataataataacacCTAGTCTCTCACGCATTGGTCATCAGCCTTGTTTTACAGGTGAGGCACACACTGGAAGGATGTCTTTTGCCAAAGATTGTTTGAAGGTCTACGgacaaaggcaagaaaagaaCTCAGGAACTGTAGGTCAGGGTTACACATGAAAGCAGACTACCTCTCACTTTTATAATCCAAGATCAGTATAGTTTCTAAAATGGGCTACAGTTTCTTGGTTTTG contains:
- the MYL10 gene encoding myosin regulatory light chain 10 isoform X2 — protein: MFEQTQIQEFKEAFTIMDQNRDGFIDKADLRDTFAALGRLNVKNEELEDMVKEAPGPINFTVFLTMFGEKLKGTDPEETILNAFKIFDPEGKGHIKADYIKKMLMTQADRFSQEEIKQMFAAFPPDVSGNLDYKNLCYVITHGEEKD